A genomic window from Lotus japonicus ecotype B-129 chromosome 1, LjGifu_v1.2 includes:
- the LOC130730552 gene encoding transcriptional regulator TAC1-like produces the protein MNLVSYQEEYSKSFSEKSEENDDTAGAGRSYECIFCKRGFTTAQALGGHMNIHRKDKVNKSKPSFPNKVDDSNYAELGFYSEVSNHPQGEDGLDLELRLGRHP, from the exons ATGAACTTAGTAAGCTACCAAGAAGAGTACTCCAAGAGCTTCAGTGAAAAATCAGAGGAGAATGATGACACAGCAGGAGCTGGAAGATCTTACGAGTGTATCTTTTGCAAGAGGGGATTCACAACGGCACAGGCTTTAGGTGGACACATGAACATACACAGGAAGGACAAAGTCAACAAGTCCAAACCCTCTTTTCCTAACAAAGTTGATGACAGCAACTATGCAGAGCTAGGGTTCTATTCAGAAGTTTCAAACCACCCTCAGGGAG AAGATGGCCTTGATTTGGAGCTAAGATTGGGTCGTCATCCATAG
- the LOC130730550 gene encoding deoxyhypusine hydroxylase: MDSANAAALGSPEMEKFLCELLLDSTQPISERFRALFSLRNLKGPAPRNALILATRDSSNLLAHEAAFALGQMQESEAVPALASLLNDLSLHPIVRHEAAEALGAIGSQGNLPLLKNSLDSDPAPEVRETCELALQRIHHAGNTDDSSSTDVSPFKSVDPAAPATSGSSVGELRDVLLDEEKGMYERYAALFALRNEGGNEAVAAIVDSLGSKSALLRHEVAYVLGQLQNKAASAALSNILRDVNEHPMVRHEAAEALGSIADDQSVALLEEFTADPEPLVSQSCQVALSMLEFEQSGKSFEFLFMRTPAVH; encoded by the exons ATGGACTCCGCAAACGCCGCCGCTTTGGGCTCGccggagatggaaaaattcctctgcgAATTATTGCTCGACTCAACCCAACCCATCTCCGAGCGCTTCAGAGCCCTCTTCTCCCTCCGCAACCTCAAAGGTCCCGCCCCTCGCAACGCCCTTATACTCG CTACTAGGGATTCATCGAATTTGCTGGCTCATGAAGCTGCATTCGCGTTAGGTCAAATGCAAGAATCGGAAGCGGTTCCTGCTTTAGCTTCACTTCTCAATGATCTTTCTTTGCATCCAATCGTTCGCCATGAAGCAGCTGAAGCACTCGGTGCGATTGGTTCACAGGGTAATCTTCCTCTGTTGAAGAATAGCTTGGATTCTGATCCTGCTCCGGAGGTTCGCGAAACGTGTGAATTGGCTCTTCAACGGATTCATCATGCTGGGAACACTGATGATTCGTCTTCAACTGATGTTTCTCCCTTTAAGTCTGTTGATCCTGCAGCACCAGCCACATCTGGTTCTTCTGTTGGTGAACTAAG GGATGTGCTGCTTGATGAGGAGAAAGGGATGTATGAGCGCTATGCAGCTCTCTTTGCGCTTCGAAATGAGGGTGGGAATGAAGCTGTTGCTGCTATTGTTGATTCATTGGGCTCGAAAAGTGCTCTACTGCGACACGAG GTTGCATATGTTTTGGGCCAATTGCAAAATAAAGCTGCTTCAGCTGCTCTATCCAATATACTTAGAGATGTGAATGAGCACCCGATGGTTAGACACGAGGCTGCTGAAGCTCTTGGTTCAATTGCAG ATGACCAAAGTGTAGCCCTTCTTGAGGAGTTTACTGCAGACCCAGAGCCTCTTGTCTCACAAAGTTGTCAAGTAGCTTTAAGCATGCTGGAATTTGAACAATCAGGAAAATCATTTGAG TTCCTGTTCATGCGCACTCCAGCTGTGCATTAA
- the LOC130730551 gene encoding bet1-like SNARE 1-1: MNSRRDIRNNKVALFDGIEEGGIRESALYPSSHEIDEHDNEQAMDGLHDRVNLMKRLSRDIQEEVDGHNRMLDRMGNDMDSSRGVLSGTMDKFKMVFEKKSSQRMFTLVASFVVLFLIIYYLTR; encoded by the exons ATGAATTCTAGACG aGACATCCGTAACAATAAAGTTGCGCTGTTTGATGGTATTGAGGAGGGTGGCATCAGGGAATCAGCTCTTTACCCCTCTTCCCATGAAATTGATGAACACGACAATGAGCAAGCAATGGATGGATTGCATGATAGAGTCAATCTGATGAAAAGA TTGTCTCGTGATATTCAAGAGGAGGTGGATGGCCATAACCGCATGCTGGATCGTATG GGGAACGATATGGATTCATCAAGAGGAGTCCTCTCAGGCACTATGGACAAATTTAAAATG GTATTCGAGAAAAAATCCAGCCAGAGAATGTTTACGCTTGTAGCATCCTTTGTTGTGCTTTTTCTCATAATATACTACCTAACTAGGTAA
- the LOC130730553 gene encoding F-box/kelch-repeat protein OR23: MNSDSDSDPLPTTDDTAAILIPGLPNDVAASILSRVPYSHHARLKSTCKAWKTVLSSNHFLHSLKRNHLLCIFPQDPSTATSYLFDPSEVAWCPLPPMPCNPNVYGRCNFAAVAFGAHIYILGGSLFDARSFPINRPSASSSTFRFNFCDFSWEHRAPMLSPRGSFACAALPSTGHILVAGGGSRHVIFGAAGSRIRFAERYDVERDCWVAVDSLPDFRAGCVGFVGGDGREFWVVGGYSASRTVSGVFPVDEYCRDAVVMGLEDGAWREVGDMWGDGERIRAGKIVVVDDHGCPAVFMLEMNEILRYDMSSNRWLFESRVPRRAPHSSPFGFVAVEHELYILTHSYDDDYFRTRRSRNSKRTGTMIFQIYNPKKKTWRTLVTKSPFTYPVDIKNSVLSSICL; this comes from the exons ATGAATTCCGATTCCGACTCCGATCCTCTTCCTACGACGGACGACACGGCGGCGATTCTAATCCCCGGCCTCCCAAACGACGtcgcagcctcgatcctctctCGTGTTCCCTATTCCCACCACGCTCGCCTCAAATCCACGTGCAAGGCATGGAAAACGGTGCTCTCATCGAACCATTTTCTCCACTCCCTCAAACGCAACCACCTCCTCTGCATCTTCCCGCAAGACCCTTCCACCGCCACCTCCTACCTCTTCGACCCGTCCGAGGTCGCGTGGTGCCCCCTCCCTCCCATGCCCTGCAACCCCAATGTCTACGGCAGATGCAACTTCGCCGCCGTGGCCTTCGGCGCACACATCTACATCCTCGGCGGTTCGCTTTTCGACGCGCGCTCTTTCCCCATTAACCGCCCCTCCGCTTCGTCGTCCACTTTCCGGTTCAATTTCTGTGACTTTTCATGGGAGCACCGTGCGCCTATGCTCTCGCCGCGTGGAAGCTTCGCCTGCGCGGCGCTTCCGTCGACCGGGCATATTCTCGTTGCCGGTGGTGGGTCCCGCCATGTTATTTTCGGTGCTGCCGGGTCGCGTATCCGGTTTGCGGAGCGGTATGATGTGGAGAGGGACTGCTGGGTTGCGGTGGATTCTCTGCCGGACTTTCGGGCGGGGTGTGTTGGGTTTGTGGGTGGGGATGGGAGGGAGTTTTGGGTGGTTGGTGGGTACAGTGCGTCGAGGACGGTTTCCGGGGTGTTTCCAGTGGATGAGTATTGTAGGGATGCTGTGGTGATGGGGTTGGAGGATGGGGCGTGGAGGGAGGTTGGAGATATGTGGGGTGATGGTGAAAGGATTAGGGCTGGGAAGATTGTTGTGGTTGATGATCATGGCTGCCCCGCGGTTTTCATGCTTGAAATGAATGAGATTTTGAG ATATGACATGTCTTCAAATCGATGGCTATTCGAATCTCGCGTGCCAAGAAGAGCTCCTCACAGTTCGCCATTTGGTTTTGTTGCAGTCGAGCATGAGCTGTATATATTGACACACTCATACGATGATGATTACTTTAGAACACGAAGGTCCAGAAACTCTAAGAGGACTGGCACCATGATTTTTCAAATCTATAACCCGAAGAAGAAGACATGGAGAACTCTTGTCACAAAATCACCTTTCACATACCCTGTAGATATTAAGAATTCCGTATTGAGCTCAATCTGTCTATGA
- the LOC130732655 gene encoding transcriptional regulator SUPERMAN-like, producing MEGNYLTRNSHKGESFGFEEHTWGTSWPARNYSCSFCKREFKSAQALGGHMNVHRRDRARLRSSLMSSWVSHDQCSTPKPNPSCTKANPTHHINLSLPSSSSTSSSYVSNALLNCAHRSPLYCPCLTLSSSSLPPASTSGDKKPRLSSFQIPPLNPQNREINMIKETKSGFGVEGLQDCEILEDEHKVLEDSTEQHITLELGIGLLEHPKEKLDLELRLGHF from the coding sequence ATGGAAGGAAACTATCTAACAAGAAACTCACACAAAGGGGAAAGCTTTGGGTTTGAGGAGCACACATGGGGAACTTCATGGCCTGCAAGGAACTATTCTTGTAGCTTTTGCAAGAGAGAGTTCAAATCTGCTCAAGCTCTTGGTGGCCACATGAATGTTCATAGGAGGGATAGGGCAAGGTTGAGATCATCCTTAATGTCTTCATGGGTCTCTCATGATCAGTGTAGTACTCCTAAACCTAACCCTAGCTGCACAAAGGCTAACCCAACTCATCATATAAATCTTTCACTGCCTTCctcatcatcaacatcatcatcatatgTATCCAATGCTCTCTTGAATTGTGCTCACCGTTCTCCACTATATTGCCCTTGTTTGACCTTGTCTTCTTCATCACTCCCTCCAGCTTCTACTAGTGGAGATAAGAAACCAAGACTTTCATctttccaaattcctcctttgaATCCTCAAAATAGAGAGATCAATATGATTAAGGAAACAAAAAGTGGTTTTGGAGTTGAGGGATTACAAGATTGTGAAATATTGGAGGATGAGCACAAGGTTTTGGAGGATAGTACTGAGCAACACATCACTTTGGAGTTGGGAATAGGATTGCTTGAACATCCAAAGGAGAAGCTAGATTTGGAGCTGCGTTTGGGGCATTTCTAG